Genomic segment of Myxococcus stipitatus:
GGCTGGACAGCGCCAACTTCGGCCCCACGCTGGGCACCGCGGGCATCAGCCAGTGGGAGCTGAAGGTCACCGGCGTCGGCGGGCACTCGGGCATGCCGCAGAACTGCGTCAACGCGCTGGAGCTGGCCATGGCCACGTCGCTGGAGCTGGCGCGCTGGTTCCATGCGCACTACCCGCCCTCCGAGGACGAGAAGCGCTGGGGCTTCCTGGCCACCTCCAGCCTCAAGGCCACCGTCGTCGAGGCCGCGAACACGAAGGAGACGAAGATTCCCGCGGACGTCACCCTGCGCGGCGACATCCGCCTGACGCCCTTCCATGACCTGGCCGAGGTGCGGCGCGCCACGGAGGAGTTCATGCGGGAGCTGGATGCGCGGCTGGAGCGCGGCGACGTGCCCGCGGGGTTTCCTCGCACGCGCACCGCCGACGGCAAGCGCGGCACGCTGTCCTTCCGCTTCCAGGGCGCCGGCACGGAGGGCATCGCCTGCCGCCTGGACTCGCCCGGGCTCCACGCGCTGAAGGACGCGATGAGGGCGGTGCGTGGCCTGGATGCGCAGCCCTTCTCGCTCACCGGCTCGCTGCCGCTGGTGAGGGACCTGCAACGTCAGGGCTGCGACGTTCAAATCACCGGCTTCGGCGAGATGAAGTACTACCACGCGCCCAACGAGCAGGCCCATCTGGGGGATTTCCGTCAGGGGTTCTCCATCCTGCGCGAGCTGCTCGAGAGGCTGTGAGTCCGGAGAGGTAGAGTGCCCGGCGTGACGCATGACGCGCTCGAGGCCCACGCCGGGCCCGAGCCATGCGAGGAGCGGTGACGCCGTGAGAGACCTGTTGATGATTCCGGGGCCCGTGGAGTTCGAGCAGGAGGTGCTGCAAGCGCTGGGGTCGCCCTCGCTTGGCCACACGGACCCCGCCTTCATCTCCCTCTTCGGCCGCGCGCTCAAGCGCCTGCGCGAGGTGAGCCTCGCCCCCGGCGCGCAGCCCTTCGTCATCTCCGGCTCCGGCACGCTGGCCATGGAGCTGGCCGTGGCCAACCTCGTCGAGCCCGGTGACGCCGCCCTGGTGGTGAACACGGGTTACTTCAGCGACCGGATGGCGAAAATCCTGGAGCGCCATGGCGCCAGGGTGACACACGTGCGCGCCGCGCCCGGGGACGCGCCGTCGGTCGACGAGGTGAAGGGCCACCTGGAGCGCGGCGGCTTCAAGGTGATGACCGTCACGCACGTGGACACCTCCACCGGCGTGCTGGCGCCCGTGGAGGGGCTGTCGCGCCTGGCGCGCGAGTTCGGCGCGCTGTCGGTGGTGGACGGCGTGTGCGCCACCGCGGGCGAGGCGTTCCACCAGGACGCGTGGGGCGCGGACGTGTACCTCACGGCCAGCCAGAAGGCGGTGGGGGTGCCGCCGGGGCTGGCGCTGCTCACCGTGGGGCCTCGGGCGATGGAGGTGTGGCGCCAGCGGCGCACGCCCGTGGCCAGCGTGTACTGCGACTTCGCGGAGTGGCTCCCCATCATGGAGGCGTACGAGGCGGGCAAGCCCGCGTACTTCGCCACGCCGCCCGTCAACCTGGTCCACGCGCTGGACGTGAGCCTGGGGCTGATTCTGGCCGAGGGGCTGGAGGCCCGCTTCGCCCGCCACCAGCGCATGGCGCGGGCCTTCCGCGCCGCGTGGGCCGCACTCGGCCTGCGCATGCTGCCCGTGTCCGAGGCCGTGACGGCGAACACGTTGAGCGCCGTCTACTACCCGGAGGGCGTGGACGCGTCGCTGGTGGGGCGCGTGAAGGCGGAGGGCGTGGTGGTGGCCGGCGGGCTCCACCCGGACCTCAAGGCGCGCTACTTCCGCGTGGGCCACATGAACCGCGTGGGCCCCGCGGACCTGCTGGCCACCGTGGGGGCCGTGGAGCGGGCCTTGCTCGCCTCCGGCCACCGCTTCCAGCCCGGTGCGGGGCTCTCCGCCGCTGAGTCTTCCCTCACCTCCCGTTAGGACCCCGCACCGAGGGTACCCTCTCCTCCCGAGGCGGGCTCCTCGGGAGAAAAGTGTCCGGAATCCAAGGGTTTCGGATGCTGAACGATGCCCTGCCCTCCGTTCGGGGTCGGCTCGAACCCTTCGACAAGGGTGGAAAAATATGAGAGGGTTGCCAACTAGGAAGCGGGGGGAGTCCAGCCATCTCTGTAAAACGCGATGAAGGCTGGATGTGTCCCCTGGGCCGATGCGGCGCGAGTCCCCTCGGGGAGACGACCATGTACGTGAGCACGGAAGTCAGCGGCGGTGGCGCGGCGTGGGAGCTGGAGCAGCGGCGGCTGGCGGCGACGGACGACGACCAGGCGCGGGGCATGTTCTTCCAGGGCGCGCTGCACGTCATCGCGTGCCTGGGCGGCGAGGGTGCCGTGGCGCGGTGCAAGGGGGTGGCGGGGGTGTGGGAAATCAATCCCTTCCACCTGTACCCGGTGTCTCGCTACCTGCGGATGGTGTCCACGGCGGCGCGGCTGCTGGGCCCGGGCTCGCGGGGCTTCGACGAGGTGCTCCTGCGCATGGGCGCGCAGGCGTCGGTGGACTTCCTGTCCTCGCTGTTCGGCCGCGAGCTGCTGGCGGAGACCATGGGCAGTCCCCGGACGCTGGTGGAGGCGATGGGGGACGCGTACCGGATGGCGGTGAGCTACGGAGAGCGCTACCCGCAGTGGACGGGGGAGCGCAGCGTGCGCTTCGTCATGCGGCGCGACTTCATGCCGGCCGTCTACCACGTGGGCGTGCTGCGAGGCGCGCTGGAGTCGGTGGGCGCGCGGGACGTGCGGGTGCGGGGCCGGCAGGTGGCGTTATTGGAGAGCGAGTACGAGATGTCCTGGCGGTAGCGGACGCGGCGGGAGGGAGGGCCCGCCGCGGCTGTCGAGGGCCCGTCAGCCCTGGGTGTTCACGGCGAGGTCGGGCACGTCCTGCAGCCCGTTGCCGCCGCCCAGGCTCATGGTGGAGGAGACGAAGGGCGCGGGCACGGCCTGCTGGGCGTCGAAGCCGGGCGTCGTGTCCACCAGCGAGTCGATGAGGGCCTTGAGCACCACGAAGTGCTGCGCCTGGACGCCTTCGATGGAGGCGAGGCCGAAGCGGGTGCTCCGCGTGTTGAGTCCCTGGACGACGCGGTTGTAGCCGAAGGCGGCGCGGCGCTCCTCGTTGGCGGCCAGCTTGAGGGCGTTGCCGACGGAGGGCTTGAACTGGGGCGGAGGGATGAAGGGCGCCTCGTCCGGTCGCAGGGGCGTGGCGCCCAGGTTCTTCAACAGTTGCGAGAGCAGGACCGCGTGGGCTTCATGGTCCTCCAGGAACGCCTGGGCGACGGCGAGCGCGAGCCCCGCCAGGTCGCGCTGCGTCTGCGGCAGCGAGGTGTCTTCGTGCGCGGCGGTGAGCAGGGGGATGCCCTGGTGGTAGCCGTCGATGAGCGAGTACTCGAGCGCCAGCAGCGTGGTGAGGGCGCTGGCCTCGCGGGCCCGGTCGATGGCGCTGCCGTGCGGAAGGGCCGACTCCTCGCGGTTCTCGCAGCCGGAGAGCGCGGCCGTGGTGGCCACGGCGGCGAGCCCCTGGAGGAACTGGCGGCGCTCCAGCCGCTCGTCGGACGAGAGAGGGGTGGTCATGGGCGCGGTCTCCATCACTTCGTCACGTCGTAGAAAGGCAGGAGGGTTTCGTCGTCGAGCCCGGGCGAGCCGTCGACGGTGAGGGCGAAGCTGGTGGGCACGAACGCGGCGGCCATGGACGTGAGCGCGTCCGCGGGCTGGTTCGCGGTGGACGCGGCGGGTGTGACGAAGCCTCGGGCGGCCAGCTGGAGGACGACGAAGTGCTGCGCCTCCACCGCGCCGATGGACGCGGCGAGGTCCGCGTTGTCCGCCGCGTCGAGGTTCTTCTGCGTGTCGGTGTAGGCGATGGCGGCGGCCTTCTCCGCGTTGGTGGCCAGGTCGAGGACGTTCTGGATGCTGGGGACGAAGTCCGCGGGGACCTGGGCCTCGCCGTCACCCACGTCGTCGGCGCCGCCCTGCCGGGTGATGAACCGCGCCAGCTTCGCGGCGTGCTCCGCGTGGTGCGCCATGAAGTGGCGGGCCAGGGCCGTGATGATGCCCCGGAAGCGCAGCAGCGGGTCGGTGCTGGCGGCGGCGTCGAGCACGGCGAGGCCCGCCTGGTACGTCTTGATGGCGTTGCGTTCGGCGATGAGCAGCGACTTGAGCGCGTCCACGTCCGTCGGTGCGAATCGCGCGTCCGCGGGTGCGCCGCGTGTGAGCAGGCCCGCCGTCAGCCCCAGGCCCGCGGCGGTCCGCAGCGCGGCCCGGCGGGAGAGTGCTTCGGTCATGAATCCATCCCAAACAGGTGGTCGAGAAGAGCGCGCCGGGTGCCCCCTGAAACCCGGCTGCGGCGGACTACGACGAACGGCTCCGCGCGGATTTTCGCGCGCGCGGGGGATTTTCCCGGACGACACGTGCGCGACACCTGGCCGCGCGCCACCCGTGCTCCAGGGTGGGGCGGCGTTCGTCCGCGGGCCGTGTCAACGGATTGGAGTCGGTGACAGCAAATGGAAGCGGCGGCCGAGCGCCCCGGCGAGGCAAGTGGCCAGTGCTCAACATCGCGGCACCGAGGGGAGGGGAGCTGTCTTCGCGGTGGGGAGCTCGCGGTAGGCTGAGCGGGCTGAGTGGGCGCGAGAGCGAGGTGCGTGCGTGACTGGGCCGCTGCTGGTGGTGGATGACGACGCGGACCTGCGCGAGGCCCTGGAAGAAGTGCTGCGCGACGCGGGCTACGAGGTGGTGGGCGCCAGCAATGGCAAGCACGCGCTCGACGTGCTGGGGGCTTCGCGCGAGCTGCCCGGGCTGGTGCTCCTGGACATGATGATGCCGGTGATGGACGGCGCGGGCTTCGCGCGCGCCATGCGCCAGGTGCCCGCGTGGCGAGACATCCCGCTGCTCGTCTTCTCCGCGTCCGCCAACGCGCGACAGGTGGCGGAGGAGATT
This window contains:
- a CDS encoding M20/M25/M40 family metallo-hydrolase yields the protein MREDRFLDVLRRLIALTPQLQNNPSAGLVPQERLAAQVVLDTLAPHIASGFIHAESLASPGNESRPSLVLTVKGTGEGAVGFVGAHFDVVPADRQAEGWEHDPFTLWEGPDGLLYGRGVTDCLGHVAVATDLLAQLAETGTRPRRTLKVVLIANEESTDLPGLGLGYVAEQGRLKDLSGQPVYWLDSANFGPTLGTAGISQWELKVTGVGGHSGMPQNCVNALELAMATSLELARWFHAHYPPSEDEKRWGFLATSSLKATVVEAANTKETKIPADVTLRGDIRLTPFHDLAEVRRATEEFMRELDARLERGDVPAGFPRTRTADGKRGTLSFRFQGAGTEGIACRLDSPGLHALKDAMRAVRGLDAQPFSLTGSLPLVRDLQRQGCDVQITGFGEMKYYHAPNEQAHLGDFRQGFSILRELLERL
- a CDS encoding alanine--glyoxylate aminotransferase family protein, coding for MRDLLMIPGPVEFEQEVLQALGSPSLGHTDPAFISLFGRALKRLREVSLAPGAQPFVISGSGTLAMELAVANLVEPGDAALVVNTGYFSDRMAKILERHGARVTHVRAAPGDAPSVDEVKGHLERGGFKVMTVTHVDTSTGVLAPVEGLSRLAREFGALSVVDGVCATAGEAFHQDAWGADVYLTASQKAVGVPPGLALLTVGPRAMEVWRQRRTPVASVYCDFAEWLPIMEAYEAGKPAYFATPPVNLVHALDVSLGLILAEGLEARFARHQRMARAFRAAWAALGLRMLPVSEAVTANTLSAVYYPEGVDASLVGRVKAEGVVVAGGLHPDLKARYFRVGHMNRVGPADLLATVGAVERALLASGHRFQPGAGLSAAESSLTSR
- a CDS encoding TIGR02265 family protein, which produces MYVSTEVSGGGAAWELEQRRLAATDDDQARGMFFQGALHVIACLGGEGAVARCKGVAGVWEINPFHLYPVSRYLRMVSTAARLLGPGSRGFDEVLLRMGAQASVDFLSSLFGRELLAETMGSPRTLVEAMGDAYRMAVSYGERYPQWTGERSVRFVMRRDFMPAVYHVGVLRGALESVGARDVRVRGRQVALLESEYEMSWR
- a CDS encoding ferritin-like domain-containing protein, giving the protein MTTPLSSDERLERRQFLQGLAAVATTAALSGCENREESALPHGSAIDRAREASALTTLLALEYSLIDGYHQGIPLLTAAHEDTSLPQTQRDLAGLALAVAQAFLEDHEAHAVLLSQLLKNLGATPLRPDEAPFIPPPQFKPSVGNALKLAANEERRAAFGYNRVVQGLNTRSTRFGLASIEGVQAQHFVVLKALIDSLVDTTPGFDAQQAVPAPFVSSTMSLGGGNGLQDVPDLAVNTQG
- a CDS encoding ferritin-like domain-containing protein; the protein is MTEALSRRAALRTAAGLGLTAGLLTRGAPADARFAPTDVDALKSLLIAERNAIKTYQAGLAVLDAAASTDPLLRFRGIITALARHFMAHHAEHAAKLARFITRQGGADDVGDGEAQVPADFVPSIQNVLDLATNAEKAAAIAYTDTQKNLDAADNADLAASIGAVEAQHFVVLQLAARGFVTPAASTANQPADALTSMAAAFVPTSFALTVDGSPGLDDETLLPFYDVTK
- a CDS encoding response regulator, with amino-acid sequence MTGPLLVVDDDADLREALEEVLRDAGYEVVGASNGKHALDVLGASRELPGLVLLDMMMPVMDGAGFARAMRQVPAWRDIPLLVFSASANARQVAEEIGACGHLRKPVDVDTLLEAIRKHQAA